The following are from one region of the Deinococcus planocerae genome:
- a CDS encoding ABC transporter permease — MTSTARTAHPTRRIPWGAALWPALLAVCLVPGALPGLLRPLFPEAALDLDAPPWQLTLTHLGLVAVATGAVVGLGVPLAALVTRPGWRALRRLTEALVGLGQTVPTLAILALAVPALGFGWAPTLFGMVVYGLVPVVSSGVAGLLAVDRDVLDAARGMGMTAGQRLRRVELPLARPALLAGIRTAAVYNVGTATVGAALGAGGLGRPILDGLSQQNTALVVAGALLAALLALSLDGLLALVAPPRDEAA, encoded by the coding sequence ATGACCTCCACCGCCCGGACAGCCCACCCGACCCGGCGCATTCCGTGGGGAGCGGCCCTGTGGCCCGCGCTGCTCGCCGTGTGCCTCGTCCCCGGGGCCTTGCCGGGGCTGCTGCGCCCCCTCTTCCCGGAGGCGGCGCTCGACCTCGACGCGCCGCCCTGGCAGCTCACCCTCACGCACCTGGGGCTCGTCGCCGTCGCCACGGGGGCCGTCGTCGGGCTGGGGGTGCCGCTCGCCGCCCTCGTCACCCGGCCAGGGTGGCGGGCCCTGCGTCGGCTCACCGAGGCGCTCGTGGGCCTGGGCCAGACGGTGCCTACCCTGGCCATCCTCGCGCTCGCCGTGCCCGCCCTGGGGTTCGGCTGGGCGCCCACCCTTTTCGGGATGGTTGTCTACGGCCTCGTGCCCGTCGTGAGCAGCGGCGTCGCGGGCCTGCTCGCGGTGGACCGGGACGTGCTCGACGCCGCGCGCGGCATGGGCATGACGGCGGGGCAGCGCCTGCGGCGCGTCGAGCTGCCGCTGGCCCGTCCCGCCTTGCTGGCGGGCATTCGCACTGCCGCCGTGTACAACGTCGGCACGGCGACGGTGGGCGCGGCCCTCGGCGCGGGCGGGCTGGGGCGCCCCATCCTCGACGGCCTCTCGCAGCAGAACACGGCGCTGGTGGTCGCGGGGGCGCTGCTCGCCGCGCTCCTGGCCCTGAGCCTCGACGGTCTCCTCGCTCTGGTCGCTCCCCCCAGGGACGAGGCCGCGTGA
- a CDS encoding ABC transporter ATP-binding protein, whose translation MIELRGLEKRYGSADAVRDLSLTFPEGEVTALLGPSGCGKTTTLRMINRLTEPSGGQVLLGGRDTRELRPEELRRGIGYVIQQVGLFPHLTVAGNVATVPELLGWERRRVRERVDELLALVGLDPGMYRDKRPGQLSGGQAQRVGVARALAADPPVLLMDEPFGALDPLARERLQGAFRDIQRRLRKTVVLVTHDIDEALRLGDRLALMRAGSLAQVGPPGELLSHPAHPFVREFLGEDAPLRALAGRTAAEFARPGDPAGLPTVEGSLDARSALAVLLREGSDALAVREGGQALGVLRWNDLRVREGT comes from the coding sequence GTGATCGAGCTGCGCGGGCTGGAGAAGAGGTACGGCTCCGCCGACGCCGTGCGCGACCTGTCGCTCACCTTCCCGGAGGGCGAGGTCACCGCGCTCCTCGGTCCCTCGGGCTGCGGCAAGACCACCACCCTGCGGATGATCAACCGCCTCACCGAGCCCAGTGGAGGCCAGGTGCTCCTCGGCGGGCGCGACACCCGCGAGCTGCGCCCGGAAGAGTTGCGCCGCGGGATCGGCTACGTCATCCAGCAGGTCGGCCTCTTCCCGCACCTCACCGTGGCGGGGAACGTGGCGACCGTGCCCGAGCTGCTGGGCTGGGAGCGGCGGCGGGTGAGAGAACGGGTGGACGAGCTGCTCGCGCTCGTGGGGCTCGACCCCGGCATGTACCGCGACAAGCGGCCCGGCCAGCTCTCGGGCGGGCAGGCGCAGCGGGTGGGTGTGGCGCGCGCACTCGCCGCCGACCCCCCCGTCCTCCTGATGGACGAGCCCTTCGGCGCCCTCGACCCCCTCGCCCGCGAGCGTTTGCAGGGGGCCTTCCGCGACATCCAGCGCCGCCTGCGCAAGACGGTCGTCCTCGTCACCCACGACATCGACGAGGCCCTGCGCCTGGGAGACCGCCTCGCCCTGATGCGGGCGGGGTCGCTCGCGCAGGTTGGGCCGCCCGGCGAGCTGCTCTCTCACCCCGCCCACCCCTTCGTGCGCGAGTTCCTGGGGGAGGACGCTCCCCTGCGCGCCCTCGCGGGCCGCACCGCCGCCGAGTTCGCGCGGCCCGGTGACCCCGCAGGGCTGCCGACGGTGGAGGGCTCACTCGACGCCCGCAGCGCCCTCGCCGTCCTGCTCCGCGAGGGGTCGGACGCCCTCGCCGTGCGGGAGGGGGGCCAGGCCCTGGGCGTCTTGCGCTGGAACGACCTGCGCGTGCGGGAGGGGACATGA
- a CDS encoding glycerol-3-phosphate acyltransferase: MLLIVALASFLLGSLVAGVLYSRARGTDIRDRDLPGASGTFRQHGLAVALGVMAFDVSKGAAAVLLARALTPEHTWVATLFVVLGHCYPAFFGFRGGGGIAPLMGALLVTGPLTLLGMLAFGLVVMPLYKKTLQGRLGLNAVPFATALAVPVGLLLAARFGGLPDLLAGGAAMAVRAVHLLAFPERRAA, encoded by the coding sequence ATGCTCCTGATCGTCGCCCTGGCCTCCTTCCTGCTCGGCTCGCTCGTGGCGGGCGTGCTGTACTCGCGCGCGCGGGGCACCGACATCCGCGACCGCGACCTTCCCGGGGCGAGCGGCACCTTCCGCCAGCACGGGCTCGCGGTGGCGCTGGGCGTCATGGCCTTCGACGTGAGCAAGGGCGCCGCCGCCGTGCTCCTCGCCCGCGCGCTCACGCCCGAGCACACCTGGGTGGCGACCCTCTTCGTGGTGCTCGGGCACTGCTACCCGGCCTTCTTCGGCTTCCGGGGGGGCGGGGGCATCGCGCCGCTGATGGGGGCGCTCCTCGTGACGGGGCCGCTCACCCTCCTGGGGATGCTGGCCTTCGGGCTGGTGGTGATGCCGCTCTACAAGAAGACGCTGCAAGGGCGGCTGGGCCTGAACGCCGTGCCGTTTGCCACCGCGCTCGCCGTGCCCGTGGGGCTGCTCCTCGCCGCGCGCTTCGGGGGCCTGCCCGACCTGCTCGCGGGGGGGGCGGCGATGGCGGTGCGCGCCGTGCATCTGCTCGCCTTCCCGGAGCGGCGCGCGGCGTGA
- a CDS encoding HU family DNA-binding protein, which translates to MTRNRKEGVGEARGAGDETGGGKIAKTQLVDLVADQTSLSKKQAGEAVASFLDVVVGALREGRSVGLPGLGTLSVTPTAARQGVRPGTSERVDIPAGRKVRFKIASTLKGSL; encoded by the coding sequence ATGACGAGAAACCGCAAGGAAGGCGTGGGCGAGGCGCGGGGCGCCGGGGACGAGACGGGGGGCGGCAAGATCGCCAAGACGCAGCTCGTCGACCTGGTGGCCGACCAGACCAGCCTGAGCAAGAAGCAGGCGGGCGAGGCGGTCGCCTCATTCCTCGACGTGGTGGTGGGCGCCCTGCGCGAGGGCCGGAGCGTCGGGCTGCCCGGGCTGGGAACCCTCAGCGTCACCCCGACCGCCGCCCGCCAGGGGGTGCGCCCCGGCACGAGCGAGCGCGTCGACATCCCGGCGGGGCGCAAGGTCCGCTTCAAGATCGCCTCGACCCTCAAGGGTTCGTTGTAG
- a CDS encoding HesA/MoeB/ThiF family protein encodes MPDLPLSRPELRRYSRPLLVPEWLDSGAQERVRAASVLVVGAGGLGGPVIGQLAGAGVGRLVIADGDSVDLSNLHRQTLFTAADVGRPKAQVAAARAQAINPFVRVETAPFLTEENAAPLVGEAALVVDATDNFAARYALADACTRLAREWVWGAASGTSGMVSVFGPALGLRDVFPDPGGAESCEEAGVLGPLPNVVGSVMALEVLKVLGGVGEPLRGRLWTFDALSGGVRVIRLGARAAPAL; translated from the coding sequence ATGCCCGACCTCCCCCTCTCCCGCCCGGAACTCCGGCGGTACTCGCGCCCGCTCCTCGTGCCCGAGTGGTTGGACTCGGGCGCCCAGGAGCGGGTCCGGGCCGCCTCCGTGCTCGTGGTGGGGGCGGGCGGGCTGGGCGGGCCGGTGATCGGCCAGCTCGCCGGGGCCGGGGTCGGACGCCTCGTGATCGCCGACGGAGACAGCGTGGACCTCAGCAACCTGCACCGCCAGACCCTGTTCACGGCGGCGGACGTGGGGCGGCCCAAGGCGCAGGTCGCGGCGGCCCGCGCGCAGGCGATCAACCCCTTCGTGCGGGTGGAGACGGCCCCCTTCCTCACGGAGGAGAACGCGGCCCCTCTGGTCGGGGAGGCGGCGCTCGTCGTGGACGCCACCGACAACTTCGCGGCCCGCTACGCCCTCGCGGACGCCTGCACCCGCCTGGCGCGCGAGTGGGTCTGGGGCGCGGCGAGCGGCACGAGCGGCATGGTGAGCGTGTTCGGCCCCGCCCTCGGCCTGCGCGACGTGTTTCCCGACCCCGGGGGGGCCGAGTCCTGCGAGGAGGCGGGCGTGCTCGGCCCGCTGCCCAACGTGGTCGGCAGCGTCATGGCCCTGGAGGTGCTCAAGGTCCTCGGCGGCGTGGGCGAGCCCCTGCGCGGGCGGCTGTGGACCTTCGACGCGCTCTCGGGCGGGGTGCGGGTGATCCGGCTCGGTGCCCGGGCGGCCCCGGCCCTCTGA
- a CDS encoding ABC transporter substrate-binding protein yields MKTVLSLTLAALLGSAAARPIVVGSKLDPEAQLLGQMIVLTLRGAGLEVTDRTTLGDTGVNRKAILAGEIDVYPEYTGNAVYLFPQAKITPRQAGDPAVIFNLARQLDAKNGVTWLRPANVNNTWVIAVPQSLARAQNLGSVADLARYLKGGGRFKIAGSPEFFGRPDTMPAFEQAYGFRLRADQKLVLAGATPPQTQQAAAQGTSGVNAAMAYGTDGTLAALGLVALKDPRGAQAVYQPAPILRTATLKANPGIEALLNKTFATLTQATLQRLNAQVALEGRPAQEVARTYLRGQGLIK; encoded by the coding sequence ATGAAGACCGTTCTCTCGCTGACCCTGGCCGCGCTCCTCGGAAGCGCCGCCGCCCGGCCCATCGTGGTGGGGAGCAAGCTCGACCCCGAGGCGCAGCTCCTCGGGCAGATGATCGTGCTCACCCTGCGGGGCGCCGGGCTGGAGGTCACCGACCGCACCACCCTCGGCGATACGGGCGTGAACCGCAAGGCGATCCTGGCGGGCGAGATCGACGTGTACCCCGAGTACACCGGCAACGCCGTCTACCTCTTCCCGCAGGCGAAGATCACCCCCAGGCAGGCGGGCGACCCCGCCGTGATCTTTAACCTCGCCCGCCAGCTCGACGCGAAAAACGGCGTCACGTGGCTGCGGCCCGCCAACGTCAACAACACCTGGGTGATCGCCGTGCCGCAATCCCTGGCCAGGGCGCAGAACCTCGGCAGCGTGGCGGACCTCGCGCGCTACCTGAAGGGAGGCGGCAGGTTCAAGATCGCGGGCAGCCCCGAGTTCTTTGGCCGCCCGGACACCATGCCCGCCTTCGAGCAGGCGTACGGCTTCCGGCTGCGGGCCGACCAGAAGCTCGTGCTGGCGGGGGCCACCCCTCCCCAGACCCAGCAGGCGGCGGCGCAGGGCACGAGCGGCGTCAACGCGGCGATGGCCTACGGCACCGACGGCACCCTCGCCGCGCTGGGGCTCGTCGCGCTGAAGGACCCCAGGGGCGCCCAGGCCGTCTACCAGCCCGCGCCCATCCTCCGCACCGCGACCCTGAAGGCGAACCCGGGGATCGAGGCGCTCCTGAACAAGACCTTCGCCACCCTGACCCAGGCCACCCTCCAGCGCCTGAACGCCCAGGTGGCCCTCGAAGGCCGCCCGGCCCAGGAGGTCGCGCGGACGTACCTCCGGGGCCAGGGGCTGATCAAGTAA
- a CDS encoding ABC transporter permease, with protein MRVPGRRGAEASAAFAPRAVPPPGRRVPGDVLAVFVLAALPMVAGAWLPWVLLRPNRLAPGEYLRLPPALALGMLALAALPLVSTLWRPRLTGLAASLAPVAAVWVLGEQTRAALAGQAEFARASAAGGVWLSLLGAGGAVYGARLVTPGPGARLLAWAWLPAVLALGLGGHLWAWSVVVEGRSEGPRWGQELLAHLRLVGGALVLAVGLGAPLAVWASGRERAAGVVLGLASGVQTLPSLALLGLLIAPLAALSNALPALRDLGVRGIGAAPALTAMTLYALLPVLRGGVVGLRGVSPGVVDAARGMGMSPRQVFWRVRLPLALPVWLSGVRQAAVLLVGVAAVAALIGAGGLGSYIFRGLQSGAADLILLGAVPAALLSLLVDAALRGLEALLGRRLGRVAPGDGA; from the coding sequence GTGAGGGTCCCGGGACGGCGGGGGGCGGAGGCCAGCGCGGCTTTCGCCCCCCGCGCCGTCCCGCCTCCCGGGCGCCGCGTGCCGGGCGACGTGCTCGCGGTGTTCGTCCTCGCCGCCCTCCCGATGGTGGCGGGCGCCTGGCTCCCCTGGGTGCTGCTGCGGCCCAACCGCCTCGCGCCGGGGGAATACCTGCGCCTGCCGCCCGCGCTCGCCCTGGGGATGCTGGCCCTGGCCGCGCTGCCCCTCGTGAGCACCCTGTGGCGCCCGCGCCTGACCGGGCTGGCCGCCTCCCTCGCGCCCGTGGCCGCCGTCTGGGTGCTTGGCGAGCAGACCCGCGCGGCGCTCGCCGGGCAGGCCGAGTTCGCGCGGGCGAGCGCGGCGGGCGGGGTGTGGCTCTCCCTGCTCGGGGCGGGGGGCGCCGTGTACGGGGCGCGGCTGGTCACCCCGGGGCCCGGCGCGCGCCTCCTCGCGTGGGCGTGGCTGCCTGCCGTCCTTGCCCTGGGGCTGGGGGGGCACCTCTGGGCGTGGTCGGTGGTGGTCGAGGGCCGGAGCGAGGGGCCGCGCTGGGGGCAAGAACTCCTGGCGCACCTGCGGCTGGTGGGGGGCGCCCTCGTCCTCGCCGTGGGGCTGGGGGCGCCGCTGGCCGTGTGGGCGAGCGGGCGCGAGCGGGCGGCGGGGGTGGTCCTGGGGCTGGCCTCGGGGGTGCAGACCCTTCCCAGCCTCGCCCTGCTGGGGCTGTTGATCGCGCCGCTCGCGGCCCTGTCAAACGCCCTGCCCGCCCTGCGCGACCTCGGGGTGCGGGGCATCGGGGCGGCGCCCGCCCTGACGGCGATGACCCTCTACGCGCTGCTCCCCGTGCTGCGGGGCGGGGTGGTGGGGCTGCGGGGCGTCTCCCCCGGCGTGGTGGACGCCGCGCGCGGCATGGGGATGAGTCCCCGGCAGGTCTTCTGGCGGGTGAGGCTGCCCCTGGCGCTGCCCGTGTGGCTCAGCGGCGTGCGGCAGGCGGCGGTGCTCCTCGTGGGGGTGGCCGCCGTCGCGGCCCTGATCGGGGCGGGGGGGTTGGGAAGTTACATCTTCCGGGGGCTCCAGAGCGGCGCCGCCGACCTGATCCTGCTCGGGGCGGTGCCCGCCGCGCTTCTCTCCCTGCTCGTGGACGCGGCCCTGCGCGGGCTGGAGGCGCTGCTGGGCCGCCGCCTCGGGCGGGTCGCCCCGGGAGACGGCGCGTGA